A DNA window from Impatiens glandulifera chromosome 7, dImpGla2.1, whole genome shotgun sequence contains the following coding sequences:
- the LOC124910406 gene encoding dof zinc finger protein DOF5.6-like: MDHDTSDNWFQGITLIDNINEDGATILMESSSSPSQSSSSSPSTTATTTTLMVDMLARPPGLTERRLRPPHDLSLKCPRCDSTNTKFCYYNNYSLTQPRYFCKTCRRYWTKGGTLRNIPVGGGCRKNKKATAAASVVVTNNKINTNPSPSLLHLSASSSSNFMHGSGSTDLANFMADHHGNNPPSFMAGAGTGMYNNIGMMPFDFMDTKYDQSTLFEQGTTTSSRNYDFMGNATHHDHMGFIGLGINNGIMALGPNFHALCPSHPPFDDNTVINNAITSNFMESNATITNYSINNPTHDHHNNNNNLVVEVKPNPKILALGWQDQACFDVGKDSYGYINGATTMGSWPGFNINGSNSSNPMV, encoded by the exons ATGGATCATGACACATCAGATAATTGGTTTCAG GGAATTACattaattgataatattaatGAAGATGGAGCAACAATATTAATGGAGTCATCTTCATCACCATcacaatcatcatcatcatctcctAGTACTACTGCTACTACTACTACATTAATGGTTGATATGCTAGCACGGCCACCTGGGCTAACTGAGAGGAGGTTGAGGCCGCCGCATGACCTGTCACTCAAGTGTCCCAGGTGCGATTCAACCAACACCAAGTTCTGTTACTATAACAACTACAGTCTCACTCAACCCAGATACTTTTGCAAGACCTGTCGAAGGTATTGGACAAAGGGTGGAACCCTAAGAAACATTCCTGTCGGTGGTGGATGTCGTAAGAACAAGAAGGCCACGGCTGCTGCTTCTGTTGTTGTTACAAACAACAAGATTAATACTAATCCATCACCCTCTTTACTACACTTgtctgcttcttcttcttctaattttatgcatGGATCGGGATCCACAGACCTTGCCAATTTCATGGCTGATCATCACGGCAACAACCCCCCTAGCTTTATGGCTGGAGCTGGAACTGGAATGTACAATAATATTGGCATGATGCCATTTGACTTCATGGATACCAAGTATGATCAGTCGACCTTGTTTGAACAAGGTACTACTACTAGTAGTAGAAACTATGATTTCATGGGAAATGCTACTCATCATGACCATATGGGCTTCATTGGACTAGGGATCAATAATGGGATCATGGCCTTGGGACCCAATTTTCATGCACTTTGTCCTTCTCATCCTCCATTTGATGACAATACTGTTATTAATAATGCCATCACCTCTAATTTCATGGAATCAAACGCTACTATTACTAACTATAGTATCAATAACCCAACTCATGATCatcacaataataataacaaccTAGTAGTAGAGGTGAAGCCCAATCCCAAGATCTTGGCCCTTGGATGGCAAGACCAGGCTTGTTTTGATGTCGGCAAGGACTCTTATGGATACATCAACGGTGCTACTACTATGGGATCTTGGCCAGGTTTCAATATCAACGGCTCCAACTCCTCAAACCCCATGGTTTAA